The Hydrogenispora ethanolica genome has a segment encoding these proteins:
- a CDS encoding response regulator transcription factor: MYKLLIVDDEYQIRNGLATYFPWNEIGFEVVGQAENGIKALEFIRTTPVDIILADIVMPMMNGIELAKELNQRDSKIKLIFLSGYQDFEYAQQAVNLGVKKYIVKSTKFDELARVFSSLKKELDQEFFPEKPLSQNSLSQSGQNYNQKIIASVKKYVTENYQEATLYSAASLIKMNPFYLSRFFKQETGTNFSDFLLAVKMQKATEFLQDVSQSIDDVSKAVGYNSPKNFTRTFKSFYGKSPREFRKENH; encoded by the coding sequence TTGTATAAGCTCCTCATTGTCGATGATGAATATCAAATTCGTAACGGTTTAGCAACCTATTTTCCATGGAATGAAATTGGTTTTGAAGTAGTGGGACAGGCTGAAAATGGGATCAAAGCCCTGGAGTTTATCCGGACAACTCCGGTCGATATTATCTTAGCCGATATTGTAATGCCGATGATGAACGGCATAGAGTTGGCGAAAGAGCTAAATCAGAGAGACAGCAAGATTAAGTTGATATTCTTAAGCGGTTATCAGGATTTTGAATATGCTCAACAAGCTGTAAATTTGGGGGTTAAAAAGTATATTGTCAAATCAACCAAATTCGATGAACTGGCCCGTGTTTTCTCATCTTTAAAAAAAGAACTCGATCAGGAGTTTTTTCCGGAAAAACCGCTCTCTCAGAATTCACTATCCCAAAGCGGCCAAAATTATAATCAAAAAATTATCGCCTCTGTCAAAAAGTATGTCACTGAAAATTATCAAGAAGCCACATTATATAGTGCCGCCAGCCTCATTAAAATGAATCCGTTTTATCTCAGCCGTTTTTTTAAACAAGAGACCGGAACGAATTTCTCCGATTTTTTGTTGGCGGTGAAGATGCAAAAAGCCACTGAATTTTTGCAAGACGTTTCGCAAAGCATCGATGATGTTAGCAAGGCGGTTGGCTATAATAGTCCCAAAAATTTTACCCGAACCTTTAAAAGTTTTTATGGTAAAAGTCCCCGGGAATTCAGGAAGGAAAATCATTGA
- a CDS encoding carbohydrate ABC transporter permease, with protein sequence MIRKLCRFLIYFFLIGILVFMLFPILYAFFGSFKSVEEFLQGGAQIIPRVWRYQNYIEAFSKVNFGIYTFNSVVFSLASVVGILITTTMTGYILARKVFVGKKLMLSSFGAALFLTGATTLFPVVIICKHLGLLNSLWGMIIVQIAWSQPMYSILAMGYCSGISKSLDESAMLDGCSSFQIYWRVIMPIMKPINATIALLSFREAWNAFMLPLAFTLTKPNLRTLAVGIVNLKDGGGEGVSSWNLMIAGTMISILPMIIVYLTMNRYFLSGLSEGAVKG encoded by the coding sequence ATGATACGCAAGTTATGCCGATTCCTGATTTATTTTTTTCTCATTGGAATATTGGTTTTCATGTTATTTCCCATTCTTTATGCTTTTTTTGGCTCTTTTAAAAGTGTTGAGGAATTTCTGCAAGGCGGAGCTCAAATTATTCCGCGGGTTTGGCGCTATCAAAATTATATCGAGGCATTCAGTAAAGTTAATTTTGGGATATATACTTTCAATAGTGTGGTTTTTTCTCTCGCCAGTGTCGTCGGGATCTTAATTACGACGACAATGACCGGCTATATTCTGGCCCGGAAGGTTTTTGTCGGGAAAAAACTGATGTTGAGTTCATTTGGAGCGGCCCTCTTTTTAACCGGAGCGACAACACTTTTTCCAGTGGTGATCATCTGTAAGCATCTCGGCCTTCTGAACTCGCTCTGGGGAATGATCATTGTTCAAATTGCCTGGTCGCAACCGATGTATAGCATTTTAGCCATGGGTTACTGTTCGGGCATATCCAAATCGCTAGATGAATCAGCGATGCTCGACGGTTGTAGCAGCTTTCAAATCTATTGGAGAGTCATCATGCCGATTATGAAGCCAATCAATGCAACCATTGCTTTATTATCATTTCGTGAAGCTTGGAACGCGTTTATGCTCCCTTTGGCATTTACCCTTACCAAACCGAATTTAAGAACTTTGGCTGTGGGGATTGTCAACTTAAAAGATGGCGGTGGAGAAGGAGTGAGTTCCTGGAATCTGATGATTGCGGGGACGATGATTTCGATTTTGCCGATGATTATTGTTTATTTAACCATGAATCGATATTTTTTGAGCGGTTTGTCCGAAGGGGCCGTGAAAGGATAA
- a CDS encoding ABC transporter substrate-binding protein, whose protein sequence is MKRAINTLFLVLLIIMAGSCLVEAKEPVKLKAWMRATATENYLTLAAKRFNASQKDIVVDVQLQGENYGNALKMALAVNDAPDLFESNTAAGTSTVAQYAANKVIVPVDDIAKKLKANLDPGIFKCNDLFYQNKIYSVPAVKYFFQLVYNKDLFKKAGLSPNNPPKTLEEVREYAKKITAAGKGDFYGFGIGLGIGNYWWRTIDMMSVAADKSGAYGYDYRSGKFDFSGHKKYLDIFLGMKKDGSFYPGETTLGIEQLRSKFAEGKIGMYFDGSWTTALYGVTLAINSDWGFADVPVLKGETFKKGYAYYQGQMVINAASKNRAAAKKFYQFLVANADANYDFNIGPITYKSNVEPNPPQNKALFQYLQANESKYIPLRVEPHTAITLMGDNRDRVITDEFIKSYAGKGDFDKAIRELNKRYNDALEKALTDGILKKKEIKK, encoded by the coding sequence GTGAAAAGAGCGATAAATACTTTATTTTTGGTATTGCTTATTATCATGGCGGGTTCCTGTTTGGTAGAAGCGAAAGAACCGGTTAAATTAAAGGCATGGATGAGAGCGACCGCCACGGAGAACTATTTAACATTAGCTGCAAAACGCTTTAATGCCAGTCAAAAAGATATCGTGGTCGATGTTCAGCTGCAAGGCGAGAATTATGGTAACGCTTTGAAGATGGCTTTGGCCGTAAATGACGCTCCGGATTTATTTGAGTCCAACACTGCCGCCGGTACTAGCACAGTGGCTCAATATGCCGCCAATAAGGTAATTGTTCCGGTTGATGATATTGCAAAAAAGCTAAAGGCTAATTTAGATCCAGGTATTTTTAAATGCAACGATCTTTTTTATCAAAATAAAATCTATTCCGTTCCGGCTGTGAAGTACTTTTTCCAACTTGTATATAATAAAGATCTCTTTAAAAAAGCCGGCCTAAGCCCGAACAATCCGCCCAAAACACTTGAGGAGGTCCGGGAATACGCGAAAAAAATAACAGCCGCTGGTAAAGGAGATTTTTATGGCTTTGGAATTGGGCTTGGGATCGGGAATTATTGGTGGCGTACTATTGATATGATGAGCGTCGCCGCTGATAAAAGCGGCGCATATGGCTATGACTATCGCAGCGGTAAATTTGATTTTTCCGGTCATAAAAAGTATTTGGATATTTTTCTGGGAATGAAAAAAGATGGTTCGTTTTATCCGGGGGAAACAACTTTGGGAATCGAACAATTGCGTTCCAAATTTGCCGAAGGAAAAATTGGCATGTATTTTGATGGGAGTTGGACGACTGCGCTTTATGGAGTTACTTTAGCGATCAATTCTGACTGGGGATTCGCCGATGTTCCTGTTTTAAAAGGCGAAACCTTTAAAAAAGGCTATGCTTATTATCAAGGGCAAATGGTGATTAATGCCGCCTCGAAAAATAGAGCTGCGGCTAAGAAATTCTATCAGTTTTTAGTTGCGAACGCTGACGCCAATTACGATTTCAATATTGGGCCGATTACGTATAAGAGCAATGTTGAACCAAACCCGCCGCAGAATAAAGCCCTTTTCCAATATTTACAGGCCAATGAATCAAAATATATTCCATTGCGCGTTGAACCGCATACCGCCATTACACTGATGGGTGATAACCGGGATCGTGTCATCACCGATGAGTTTATTAAAAGTTATGCGGGCAAAGGCGATTTTGACAAAGCCATTCGGGAACTGAACAAACGTTACAATGATGCTTTGGAAAAAGCGCTGACGGATGGGATTTTAAAAAAGAAAGAAATCAAAAAATAA
- a CDS encoding carbohydrate ABC transporter permease has product MNKLMKPDGSGSAASKVSKTHLGDYLMIAPTGVLFIVFGFLPILYILGYSFTEYNGFSDPKWVGLLNYWRCFQDIGWWQTVINTVEFGLLIPLLQIPLALVIAVILNGKIRGKNFFRVTYFLPNITSSAVMGIIFYFMFATDNGIANAILKTLHLISANIDWFSNEWVAKWIIVLFRLWFGIGFYMVLFLAALQRLPLDIYESAQIDGANTFVTFTKITLPMLGDLFKVITALSILDAMKLFDSIKAITNGAPAGKTEVMTMYIYRYFFEGGGGGSVVAQEGYASAVSIIATIIVAAVALLYMNFTKNEADETGG; this is encoded by the coding sequence ATGAATAAATTGATGAAGCCGGATGGTTCGGGATCTGCGGCATCAAAAGTTTCCAAAACCCATCTGGGTGATTATCTGATGATTGCTCCCACCGGAGTATTATTTATCGTGTTTGGCTTTTTACCGATTCTCTATATTTTAGGTTATAGCTTTACTGAGTATAACGGTTTTAGTGATCCCAAATGGGTTGGTCTTCTCAATTACTGGCGCTGTTTTCAGGATATTGGGTGGTGGCAGACGGTTATCAACACGGTGGAATTCGGTTTGCTGATTCCTTTATTGCAAATTCCGCTGGCATTGGTAATCGCAGTGATTTTAAACGGGAAAATTCGCGGGAAAAACTTTTTTCGGGTAACTTATTTTCTGCCGAATATTACCAGTTCGGCGGTAATGGGGATTATTTTTTATTTTATGTTTGCTACTGATAACGGGATTGCGAACGCTATCTTAAAAACGCTTCATCTTATTTCTGCGAATATTGATTGGTTTTCCAACGAATGGGTCGCGAAATGGATTATTGTCTTATTTCGTTTATGGTTTGGGATTGGCTTTTATATGGTTCTTTTTCTAGCGGCCTTGCAGAGGCTCCCGCTCGATATTTATGAGAGTGCTCAGATTGACGGGGCGAATACCTTTGTAACCTTTACTAAAATTACCTTGCCGATGTTGGGTGACTTGTTTAAGGTCATCACCGCTCTTTCAATATTAGATGCCATGAAGTTGTTTGACAGTATTAAGGCCATAACCAACGGGGCTCCTGCGGGAAAAACCGAAGTAATGACGATGTATATTTATCGCTATTTTTTTGAAGGCGGTGGAGGCGGAAGTGTTGTAGCCCAAGAAGGTTATGCTTCTGCGGTAAGCATCATTGCGACAATCATCGTGGCTGCAGTGGCTTTACTATATATGAATTTTACCAAAAATGAGGCCGACGAGACCGGAGGATGA
- a CDS encoding GH1 family beta-glucosidase, which produces MGFKNDFVWGAATASYQIEGAAYEDGKGLSVWDMVCQKPGFVKFGDTGDSSCDHYHRVSEDVAIMKELGLQAYRFSICWPRVLPEGIGKVNPQGLDFYDRLVDELLKNNIIPYVTIFHWDYPYELYKRGGWLNPESPEWFAEYTKVVVERLSDRVTHWMTQNEPQCYIGRGHQEGTLAPGLKLGLKDVLLASHHSLLAHGKSVQVIRAAAKQPSMIGYAPVGITYIPQSNSKPDIEAARTAAFSITEKNVWSNSWWMDPVFLGKYPEDGLNLFEQELPEIGPDDLKTIFQPIDFFGTNIYSGKTVRMGKDGRPEEVKRETGFARTAFNWAVTPQSLYWGPKFFYERYRKPIIITENGLSNTDWVYLDGKVHDPQRVDFLTRYIRQFQRAAEDGVDAMGYFCWSFMDNFEWAEGYNERFGLVYVDFTSKNRIIKDSGIWYRKVIESNGNI; this is translated from the coding sequence ATGGGTTTCAAAAATGACTTCGTTTGGGGAGCCGCAACCGCCTCATACCAGATTGAAGGAGCGGCTTATGAAGATGGCAAAGGATTATCCGTCTGGGACATGGTCTGCCAAAAGCCTGGCTTTGTAAAATTCGGAGATACCGGGGATTCGTCCTGCGACCATTACCACAGGGTGTCGGAAGATGTAGCAATCATGAAGGAATTGGGACTTCAGGCTTACCGGTTTTCGATATGCTGGCCGCGTGTGCTTCCGGAAGGGATTGGGAAGGTAAACCCACAGGGATTGGATTTCTATGACCGTTTGGTGGATGAACTTTTAAAAAATAACATCATACCCTATGTCACCATTTTTCATTGGGACTATCCCTATGAACTGTACAAAAGGGGAGGATGGCTTAACCCCGAAAGTCCCGAGTGGTTTGCCGAATATACAAAAGTTGTCGTTGAGCGGCTTTCAGATCGAGTAACCCATTGGATGACCCAAAACGAGCCCCAATGCTATATTGGGCGCGGTCATCAGGAGGGAACTCTTGCTCCTGGGCTCAAACTGGGATTAAAAGACGTTCTGTTGGCTTCACACCATTCCCTCCTAGCCCATGGCAAGTCGGTCCAGGTTATTCGGGCCGCTGCGAAACAGCCTTCAATGATTGGATACGCGCCGGTTGGCATAACGTATATTCCGCAGAGCAATTCAAAACCGGATATTGAAGCGGCCCGAACTGCGGCATTTTCTATTACCGAAAAAAATGTCTGGTCAAACAGCTGGTGGATGGATCCGGTATTTCTCGGGAAATATCCCGAAGACGGCTTGAACCTCTTTGAACAGGAGCTTCCGGAGATAGGGCCGGATGATCTGAAAACCATCTTCCAACCCATTGATTTCTTCGGGACCAACATCTACAGCGGAAAAACGGTGAGAATGGGTAAAGATGGGCGGCCGGAGGAGGTAAAAAGGGAAACGGGCTTTGCAAGAACCGCATTCAACTGGGCCGTTACACCTCAATCGCTATACTGGGGTCCCAAATTCTTTTACGAAAGGTATAGAAAACCCATTATCATTACTGAAAACGGCCTGTCAAACACCGACTGGGTATATCTTGACGGAAAAGTTCACGATCCTCAGCGGGTCGATTTTCTAACCCGTTATATCCGCCAATTCCAAAGGGCTGCTGAGGACGGAGTCGATGCGATGGGCTATTTTTGCTGGTCCTTCATGGATAATTTTGAATGGGCGGAAGGGTATAACGAAAGGTTCGGACTGGTCTATGTGGACTTCACATCAAAGAACCGGATCATCAAGGATTCGGGAATCTGGTACCGGAAGGTGATTGAGTCGAACGGCAATATTTAA
- a CDS encoding beta-galactosidase, with translation MKFGVAYYPEHWPKEMWEKDAEFMREAHINLVRLAEFGWAKLEPEKGCYDFSWLDEAIELLSRYSIQVVLGTPTATPPKWFMDRHPEVYPKDRYGITRGFGSRRHYCFNNPAFQEATREIVAKVAEHYGDHSSVVAWQVDNEFGCQETTYCYCESCLQAFRHWLQKKYGTIDALNHAWGTIFWSQTYRDWDEIILPAYSVCSGADPINHGHNPSLTLDYKRFASDSVVAYQKLQIDTIRNFSAKPITHNLMGHFPEIDYFDLAKDLDFVSWDNYPEFPKRSFSYLDAAMAHDLMRGTKGKNFWVMEQQSGPCGWNVLSDTPKPGQLRLWSYQAVAHGAEAILYFRFRACRFGTEQYWYGILDHDSVPRRRYKEIQQTGAELKALSDWIVGSKVMAETAMIKSYDNLWSHQIQPHNVHFDYQKLLLKYYSTLAENHLPVDVISIDDDLAKYKLLLLPAFNLMNSEIKVKLDRYVKSGGTLVLTFRSGTRNWDNTMSALTIPGEFSEMAGIEVEEFDSLNRGRQVSVATVVGSAMASIWCDIIKPTSARVIGDYTSDYYKGEPAITVNDWGNGKVYYIGCDLDPSALDGLMRYISDNSGVSPLLARPVRGVELIRKENGGRQFLMALNHNSHEVVLDLKGDYTDLLTKREVHSNFVLPPFGVGILV, from the coding sequence ATGAAATTTGGGGTAGCTTATTATCCGGAGCATTGGCCGAAAGAGATGTGGGAAAAAGATGCCGAATTCATGAGGGAGGCCCACATCAATCTGGTACGGCTCGCCGAATTCGGCTGGGCGAAGCTCGAACCCGAAAAGGGATGCTATGATTTTTCCTGGCTTGACGAGGCGATAGAGCTTTTAAGCCGATATAGTATCCAGGTTGTCCTGGGGACGCCGACCGCAACCCCGCCAAAATGGTTCATGGATCGGCATCCCGAAGTTTACCCGAAGGATCGTTACGGTATCACGAGAGGTTTCGGAAGCCGCCGGCATTATTGTTTCAATAATCCCGCCTTTCAAGAGGCCACCCGGGAGATCGTCGCCAAAGTGGCGGAGCATTACGGCGATCATTCAAGTGTCGTCGCCTGGCAGGTCGATAATGAATTTGGATGCCAGGAAACAACCTATTGTTATTGTGAAAGCTGTTTGCAAGCCTTCCGCCACTGGCTTCAGAAAAAATATGGAACGATTGACGCTCTGAATCATGCATGGGGAACGATCTTTTGGAGTCAAACCTATCGGGACTGGGATGAGATAATTCTCCCGGCGTATAGTGTCTGTTCGGGAGCCGACCCGATCAATCACGGGCATAATCCCTCCTTGACGCTGGATTATAAACGGTTTGCCTCGGATTCGGTTGTGGCCTACCAAAAACTGCAGATCGATACGATCCGCAATTTTTCCGCGAAGCCGATCACGCACAACTTGATGGGGCATTTCCCGGAGATTGACTATTTCGATCTGGCCAAGGATCTGGATTTTGTTTCGTGGGACAATTACCCGGAATTTCCCAAGAGATCCTTTTCGTATCTCGATGCCGCCATGGCGCATGATCTGATGCGGGGGACGAAGGGAAAAAATTTTTGGGTGATGGAACAACAAAGCGGACCGTGCGGCTGGAATGTACTGTCGGACACTCCCAAGCCCGGACAATTACGCCTTTGGTCCTACCAGGCGGTCGCCCACGGGGCCGAAGCGATTTTATACTTCCGTTTTCGGGCCTGCCGTTTTGGAACGGAACAATATTGGTACGGTATCCTTGACCATGATTCAGTACCCCGCAGGAGATATAAAGAAATTCAACAGACCGGAGCCGAATTAAAGGCTCTATCCGACTGGATTGTCGGGTCGAAAGTGATGGCGGAAACAGCCATGATAAAATCTTACGATAATCTGTGGAGTCACCAAATTCAACCGCATAACGTTCATTTTGATTATCAAAAGCTTTTGTTGAAGTATTATAGCACCCTTGCCGAAAATCATCTTCCGGTGGACGTTATCAGCATCGATGATGATCTTGCAAAATATAAACTGCTTTTATTACCCGCGTTCAATCTGATGAATTCGGAAATTAAGGTTAAGCTTGACAGGTATGTCAAATCAGGAGGAACGCTGGTTCTGACTTTCCGTTCAGGAACAAGAAATTGGGATAACACGATGAGCGCGTTGACGATACCCGGGGAATTCAGCGAAATGGCGGGAATCGAAGTGGAAGAGTTCGATTCATTGAATCGCGGCCGCCAGGTTTCTGTGGCAACTGTCGTTGGAAGCGCTATGGCTTCCATCTGGTGTGATATCATCAAACCTACCAGCGCCAGAGTAATAGGGGACTATACCAGTGATTATTACAAGGGGGAGCCCGCTATCACCGTGAACGACTGGGGAAATGGAAAGGTTTATTATATCGGATGTGATCTGGATCCATCCGCATTGGACGGATTGATGCGATATATTAGCGATAATTCGGGAGTTTCACCATTATTGGCGCGGCCCGTTCGGGGAGTCGAATTGATACGCAAAGAGAATGGGGGCCGCCAATTCCTGATGGCCTTAAACCATAACTCTCATGAAGTTGTACTCGACTTGAAGGGAGATTACACTGATTTATTGACGAAGCGCGAGGTTCACTCCAATTTCGTTCTTCCCCCGTTTGGCGTGGGGATATTGGTTTGA